Proteins encoded in a region of the Anopheles ziemanni chromosome 2, idAnoZiCoDA_A2_x.2, whole genome shotgun sequence genome:
- the LOC131281683 gene encoding endoplasmic reticulum transmembrane helix translocase: MGYDTKKLSSSGSLDDLVQYATIHIPLPVALSGSVMPFMLIYALWLYLWVFVYGIDEYRDAGLLFLAGIGFTQILVCLCCFWSVHVQTFLNCRKTKAPCAGAIVKVVPTENNGASELVRIHQAKRETDVDFKGDDNEPQYWFLFQKAKYFWDPNKALFRSVDFPIHNTYEEYYESKGHLEDADVALAQATYGDNEMEMVVPEFFELFKERATAPFFVFQIFSVLLWCLDEYMYYSLFTLCMLVIFECVLVQQQLRSLSEIRKMGNKPYPINVFRNRRWRPISSAKLVPGDLVSVTRSQDENLVPCDLLLIRGSCIVDESMLTGESVPQMKESLENNTDEHDKVLDIEADGKLHVLFRGTKVVQHSAPSKSAMRSPDNGCIGYVLRTGFNTSQGKLLRTILFGVKRVTENNLETFAFILFLLVFAIAAAAYVWIKGTEDPERNRYKLFLECTLILTSIIPPDLPIELSLAVNTSLLQLAKVFVYCTEPFRMPFAGKVQICCFDKTGTLTSDNLVVEGIAGLKADTSIVPIGDIPEPTAHVLGSCHSLVQLDEGLVGDPLEKATLTAIEWNLTKGESVVPKRGKFKALRIYHRFHFSSSLKRMSVLAGYLIPFTNDTCYIGTVKGAPEVIVKMLKHVPEHYERTYLEYSRRGARVLALGYKSFGTLDTNTVRELKRDDVERDLEFAGFIIISCPLKPDSKYAIKEIIQASHKVMMITGDNPLTACHVAKELRFSRRTIVILTPPEETSNGNKAVTTEWHWESINQDVQVPVDGQTVKELYREYDFCITGEGLQYLDRERNAYLQQLIPYATVFARFAPKQKEYVITTLKKLGYYTLMCGDGTNDVGALKHAHVGVSLLSHMPSRSKKVQQQDEKDEKKKAIKGPSAGSGTVGTDEASRKQLTPRERAIMRARENQSAAQERLQKALKEMDEDQVQIVKLGDASIAAPFTSRLSSINCVCHIIKQGRCTLVTTLQMFKILALNALISAYCQSVLYIDGVKHSDTQLTLHGLLTAASFLFITRSKPLKVLSKQAPLPNIFNLYSVTTILAQFAVHFSALIYLVHEATERSPPREGKVKLNVDLAPDEKQEFEPNIINSTVYIIGIAMQIATVAVNYKGHPFMESLRENRLLSYAIFSSSAIVFCLALGIVPDLLSTFEVIDFEPDYRRILVTVLVADLLLAFFVDRVCSFLFGETRRKTDIIT, translated from the exons ATGGGGTACGATACGAAGAAGCTGTCCAGCAGCGGATCGCTTGACGACCTGGTGCAGTATGCGACCATCCACATCCCGCTTCCGGTGGCACTGAGTGGGTCGGTTATGCCCTTTATGCTTATCTATGCCCTCTGGCTGTATCTCTGGGTGTTCGTGTACGGCATCGACGAGTACCGGGACGCCGGGCTGCTCTTTCTGGCCGGAATCGGATTCACGCAGATCCTCGTGTGCCTATGCTGCTTCTGGAGCGTCCATGTGCAGACGTTTCTTAACTGCCGAAAAACGAAAGCCCCCTGTGCCGGAGCGATTGTGAAAGTTGTTCCGACGGAAAACAATGGTGCCTCGGAGTTGGTACGGATTCATCAAGCCAAACGTGAAACGGACGTTGACTTTAAAGGCGACGACAACGAGCCGCAGTACTGGTTCCTATTTCAGAAGGCAAAATACTTCTGGGACCCGAACAAGGCACTGTTCCGTAGCGTAGATTTTCCAATTCACAACACCTACGAAGAGTACTACGAATCCAAGGGCCACCTGGAGGACGCCGATGTGGCACTGGCGCAAGCAACGTACGGTGACAACGAGATGGAGATGGTTGTACCGGAgtttttcgagctattcaagGAGCGAGCTACGGCACCGTTCTTTGTGTTTCAGATCTTCTCCGTGTTACTTTGGTGCCTCGATGAGTACATGTACTATTCCCTCTTCACGCTTTGCATGCTCGTGATCTTTGAGTGTGTGCTAGTGCAACAGCAACTCCGTAGTCTCTCCGAGATCCGCAAGATGGGCAACAAACCGTACCCGATCAATGTGTTCCGCAACCGACGTTGGCGACCAATCAGCTCCGCTAAGCTTGTTCCTGGCGATCTCGTGTCAGTGACAAGATCTCAGGATGAAAACCTTGTCCCGTGCGATCTACTGTTAATCCGGGGGTCGTGTATCGTGGACGAAAGCATGCTGACGGGTGAATCTGTGCCTCAAATGAAGGAATCACTCGAGAACAACACGGACGAGCATGACAAAGTGCTAGACATCGAGGCCGACGGAAAGCTGCACGTTCTGTTTCGTGGCACAAAGGTGGTGCAGCATTCCGCGCCGAGCAAGTCCGCCATGCGTTCCCCGGATAATGGATGCATCGGTTACGTCCTGCGTACTGGTTTCAACACCTCTCAGGGAAAACTCCTTCGTACGATCCTGTTCGGTGTGAAACGTGTGACGGAGAACAATCTCGAAACGTTTGCCTTCATTCTGTTCCTGCTGGTGTTCGCAATCGCAGCCGCTGCATACGTGTGGATCAAGGGCACCGAGGATCCCGAACGTAACCGGTACAAACTGTTCCTGGAATGTACGCTGATTCTTACGTCGATCATTCCTCCCGATCTACCGATCGAGTTGTCATTGGCCGTGAACACGTCCCTCCTTCAGCTGGCAAAAGTGTTCGTTTACTGCACGGAACCGTTCCGTATGCCGTTCGCTGGCAAGGTGCAGATTTGTTGCTTCGACAAGACGGGTACCCTTACAAGCGATAATCTAGTCGTGGAAGGAATCGCTGGATTGAAGGCGGACACATCGATCGTACCGATCGGTGACATACCGGAACCCACTGCACACGTGCTCGGTTCGTGCCATTCGCTCGTCCAACTCGACGAGGGTCTCGTTGGTGATCCGCTGGAAAAAGCCACTCTGACGGCGATCGAGTGGAACCTCACCAAGGGTGAATCGGTCGTGCCGAAGCGTGGCAAGTTCAAGGCACTCCGGATCTACCATCGGTTCCATTTCTCCTCGTCGCTGAAGCGCATGTCCGTGCTAGCGGGCTACCTTATACCGTTCACGAACGACACCTGCTACATTGGCACGGTCAAGGGTGCCCCGGAAGTTATCGTTAAGATGCTCAAGCACGTTCCGGAACACTACGAACGCACGTACCTGGAGTATTCACGCCGTGGAGCCCGTGTGCTTGCGCTAGGTTACAAATCGTTCGGTACGCTGGACACCAACACCGTCCGGGAGCTTAAACGGGACGATGTGGAGCGCGATCTGGAGTTTGCTggatttatcataatttcctGTCCCCTCAAGCCAGACTCGAAGTATGCCATCAAGGAGATCATACAGGCTTCGCACAAGGTCATGATGATCACGGGAGACAATCCATTGACGGCGTGTCACGTGGCGAAGGAACTTCGATTCAGCCGTAGAACGATCGTAATCTTAACACCACCGGAAGAAACCTCGAATGGTAACAAAGCCGTCACCACCGAGTGGCACTGGGAATCAATCAATCAGGATGTACAGGTGCCAGTGGACGGGCAAACCGTGAAGGAACTCTACCGGGAGTACGATTTCTGTATCACTGGCGAGGGTCTTCAGTATCTCGACCGGGAGCGGAATGCATACCTCCAGCAGTTGATTCCCTACGCGACCGTATTCGCACGATTCGCACCGAAACAGAAGGAGTACGTCATCACGACACTGAAGAAGCTCGGATACTATACGCTTATGTGTGGTGACGGTACCAACGACGTCGGTGCCCTGAAACACGCCCACGTCGGGGTGTCCCTGCTCAGCCACATGCCATCCCGATCGAAGAAGGTGCAACAGCAGGACGAAAAGGATGAAAAGAAGAAGGCCATTAAGGGACCATCGGCTGGCAGCGGTACTGTAGGGACGGATGAAGCCAGCCGGAAACAGTTGACTCCTCGTGAGCGTGCAATTATGCGGGCGAGGGAAAATCAAAGTGCCGCCCAGGAGCGGTTACAGAAAGCGCTGAAGGAAATGGACGAGGACCAGGTACAGATTGTGAAGCTCGGTGATGCGAGCATTGCGGCACCATTCACAAGCCGGCTTTCGTCTATAAACTGCG TTTGTCACATCATCAAGCAAGGACGCTGCACGCTGGTTACTACGCTTCAAATGTTCAAAATCTTGGCCCTCAACGCACTGATATCCGCCTACTGCCAGTCGGTACTCTACATTGACGGTGTGAAGCACAGCGACACGCAGCTCACCCTGCACGGGTTGCTAACGGCGGCCAGCTTCCTCTTCATCACCCGCTCGAAGCCGCTGAAAGTCCTTTCGAAGCAGGCACCACTGCCAAACATCTTTAACCTCTACTCCGTGACGACGATTTTGGCCCAGTTTGCGGTGCACTTCTCCGCCCTCATCTACCTGGTGCACGAGGCAACCGAACGATCCCCTCCAAG GGAAGGCAAAGTGAAGCTCAACGTGGACCTAGCGCCGGATGAGAAGCAGGAATTCGAACCGAACATCATCAACAGCACGGTGTACATTATCGGCATTGCCATGCAAATCGCAACGGTCGCCGTTAACTACAAGGGGCACCCGTTCATGGAGAGTCTGCGCGAGAACCGATTACTTTCGTACGCGATCTTCAGCTCGAGTGCGATCGTGTTCTGTCTGGCGTTGGGCATTGTGCCCGATCTGCTGTCCACGTTCGAGGTGATTGACTTCGAACCGGAT TACCGACGAATTCTTGTAACCGTGCTGGTAGCGGACCTATTGCTTGCGTTCTTCGTCGATCGAGTTTGTTCGTTCCTGTTTGGCGAAACGCGAAGAAAGACGGACATTATTACTTAA
- the LOC131281685 gene encoding TBP-related factor encodes MEKSSQESPLKMLLSGTSRPPGSSVQSTKPPQTSIQMQTPMQTGPQEAINSVLVRNCVATVSVGCELNLKTINFRTRNSEYNPSRFHGVVMRIRDPRCTALIFRSGKIICTGAKNETEANLGLRKFVRIIQKLGNNVKFLDFKVQNLVATADLRFPIRLENLNQNHGQFSSYEPELFPGLIYRMVHPRVVLLIFVNGKIVFTGAKNVREINESLENIYPILQSYRKN; translated from the exons ATGGAGAAAAGTTCACAAGAGTCTCCATTGAAAATGTTACTAAGTGGTACATCTAGGCCTCCGGGGTCCTCAGTACAATCGACGAAA CCACCGCAGACTAGTATACAGATGCAAACACCCATGCAAACCGGCCCTCAGGAAGCAATCAATTCTGTTCTGGTTAG GAACTGTGTAGCCACGGTTAGTGTTGGTTGTGAGCTGAATCTGAAAACGATCAACTTTCGGACCAGAAACTCCGAGTACAATCCTTCCCGATTTCATGGCGTCGTGATGCGGATACGTGATCCCCGCTGTACGGCGCTTATTTTCCGTTCGGGCAAAATCATCTGCACCGGGGCGAAAAATGAAACCGAGGCCAACCTGGGCTTAAGGAAGTTCGTTCGTATTATTCAAAAGCTTGGCAATAATGTAAAGTTTCTTGACTTTAAAGTGCAAAACCTAGTCGCGACGGCGGACCTGCGATTTCCGATTCGATTAGAAAATTTGAACCAAAATCATGGCCAGTTCAGCTCGTACGAGCCGGAACTTTTCCCGGGGCTCATCTATCGAATGGTTCATCCAAGGGTTGttcttttgatatttgttaacGGTAAAATAGTGTTCACGGGCGCCAAAAATGTCAGGGAAATTAACGAgagtttggaaaacatttatcCAATTTTACAGAGCTATCGTAAAAACTAG